In the Victivallis sp. Marseille-Q1083 genome, one interval contains:
- a CDS encoding AraC family transcriptional regulator, with the protein MGNVSNFPIFSQASYFKDSKNVQFHSHPATELIYLVRGECEVTLNNKNVLATPGTLLIISPETEHNQINHGHVETLFVVFSVEPSFFDSSTRVLQVEKDRWIVHLVHDICELSIQTNYDLCDGLIYSLIKRIKQFEKEQADSQDLHPALQKALEYIERNFARNFELSDVARHANVSQSHLKTLFVRRFGHSPLLFIQNFRMAHARQLLLNSYLAVSDVAAACGYNDPNYFSRAFRKIHHCTPSRYRLIVEERKEHANDFIRL; encoded by the coding sequence ATGGGCAATGTTTCGAATTTTCCCATTTTTTCCCAGGCATCGTATTTCAAGGATTCCAAAAACGTTCAGTTCCACTCCCATCCGGCGACGGAGCTGATTTATCTGGTGCGCGGTGAGTGCGAAGTGACGCTCAACAATAAAAATGTGCTGGCGACTCCCGGTACGCTGCTGATCATCTCACCGGAAACCGAGCACAACCAGATCAACCACGGACATGTGGAGACGCTGTTTGTCGTCTTTTCGGTCGAGCCGTCCTTCTTCGATTCGTCCACCCGGGTGCTTCAGGTGGAAAAAGACCGCTGGATCGTTCATCTGGTCCACGATATTTGTGAATTGAGCATTCAGACCAACTATGACCTCTGCGACGGCCTGATTTATTCGCTGATCAAGCGGATCAAGCAGTTTGAAAAGGAACAGGCGGACAGCCAGGACCTCCACCCGGCGCTGCAGAAGGCGCTCGAATATATCGAAAGGAATTTTGCCCGGAATTTCGAGTTGAGCGATGTCGCCCGCCATGCCAATGTCAGCCAGAGCCATTTGAAAACGCTGTTCGTTCGCCGTTTCGGGCATTCGCCGCTGCTGTTCATCCAGAATTTCCGCATGGCCCATGCCCGGCAGTTGCTGCTCAACAGTTATCTGGCGGTCTCCGATGTGGCGGCGGCCTGCGGTTACAACGATCCGAACTATTTTTCGCGGGCTTTCCGCAAAATTCATCACTGCACCCCTTCGCGCTACCGGTTGATCGTCGAGGAACGCAAGGAGCATGCCAACGATTTCATCCGGTTGTAA
- a CDS encoding IS110 family transposase, with product MRKCSTVSFEGQVIFVGIDVHKESWVVNLRHCHRELDKFSMNPSPEMLAKYLKMNYPGAEYRSVYEAGFSGFWAHRRLCELGIENIVINPADVPTSGKERDRKNDAVDSRKLARELENRTLEGIYIPPEDNLELRNLVRRETKLTGNITRVKNRIKGHLNFMGLKFGSWSGSSLKMMYADAAKRYDYALQSMLRELRFLREEKLHVIRDERRCLKRLKRDKVQKHLQSIPGVGFHTAVMLQAELWDLLRFEDKDSLSSYVGFAPRLVGSGEHEAVKSAGNRKKKQLHAILIQSAWRSVSYNLEIRARYGALLHKGASPQRAISIIGKKLLYALRAVWLQERDYMVSASE from the coding sequence ATGAGAAAATGTAGCACGGTATCGTTCGAAGGTCAAGTGATATTTGTCGGAATTGATGTGCACAAGGAAAGTTGGGTGGTGAATTTGCGGCATTGCCACCGTGAACTGGACAAGTTCAGCATGAATCCGAGCCCTGAGATGTTGGCGAAGTATCTGAAGATGAACTATCCGGGCGCCGAGTACCGGAGCGTTTACGAGGCAGGATTCAGCGGATTCTGGGCGCACCGGCGATTGTGTGAGCTCGGGATTGAGAATATCGTAATCAACCCGGCGGACGTGCCGACCAGCGGCAAGGAGCGCGACCGCAAGAACGATGCGGTGGACAGCCGAAAATTGGCGCGGGAACTGGAGAACCGGACATTGGAAGGGATCTATATTCCGCCTGAAGATAATTTGGAATTGAGAAACCTGGTCAGACGTGAAACGAAACTGACCGGCAATATAACCAGGGTCAAAAACCGGATCAAAGGACACCTGAATTTTATGGGGTTGAAGTTTGGAAGTTGGTCTGGAAGTTCTTTGAAAATGATGTATGCGGACGCGGCAAAGCGTTACGATTATGCCTTGCAGAGCATGTTGCGGGAACTGCGTTTTCTCAGAGAAGAGAAACTGCATGTGATCCGCGATGAACGGCGGTGTCTGAAGCGTTTGAAGCGCGACAAAGTACAGAAGCATCTACAGAGTATACCTGGCGTCGGGTTTCATACGGCGGTGATGCTGCAGGCCGAATTGTGGGACTTGCTGCGCTTTGAAGACAAGGATTCGCTGAGCTCGTATGTGGGATTCGCACCGAGGTTGGTCGGCAGCGGCGAACACGAGGCCGTCAAATCCGCCGGGAATCGCAAGAAAAAGCAACTGCATGCCATCCTGATCCAGTCGGCGTGGAGGTCGGTGTCGTACAATCTGGAGATTCGGGCCAGATATGGAGCCTTGCTTCATAAGGGGGCCAGTCCACAACGGGCTATTTCGATCATCGGCAAGAAATTGCTCTATGCGCTTCGGGCCGTGTGGCTCCAGGAACGTGATTACATGGTATCCGCAAGTGAATAA